In Streptomyces sp. NBC_00569, a single genomic region encodes these proteins:
- a CDS encoding IclR family transcriptional regulator: protein MANSATPASAMRSLDRAFDVLGVLEDTRQPLRLSEVARRADLHVATTQRILNVLIDRGYAAKDDTGYVAGPAAVATAHAFLINNRLSQVALPVLQELAATVGQAASLYVRVGLSRVLIARVQSRNPLRYQLPLGEKLPLHMGAGKALAAWLPDTELHALIEHATPFTRISGERVTAEDLEADLRQVRTDGYALSVSERVLDVTAVSAPIRRDHDVMGALSITGTGSELTEADHTRLIGEVRRAADEIAARCP from the coding sequence ATGGCCAACTCCGCCACCCCAGCCTCCGCCATGCGATCCCTCGACCGGGCCTTCGACGTCCTCGGCGTCCTGGAGGACACCCGCCAGCCACTGCGCCTGAGCGAAGTCGCCCGCCGCGCGGACCTGCATGTCGCCACCACCCAGCGCATCCTCAACGTGCTCATCGACCGCGGCTACGCCGCCAAGGACGACACCGGCTACGTCGCCGGACCGGCCGCCGTCGCCACCGCTCACGCCTTCCTGATCAACAACCGCCTCAGCCAGGTCGCGCTCCCCGTCCTGCAGGAACTCGCCGCCACCGTCGGACAGGCCGCCAGCCTCTACGTCCGCGTCGGCCTCTCCCGAGTCCTCATCGCCCGCGTCCAGAGCCGCAACCCCCTGCGCTACCAGCTCCCCCTCGGGGAGAAGCTCCCCCTGCACATGGGCGCCGGCAAGGCCCTTGCCGCCTGGCTCCCCGACACCGAACTGCACGCACTCATCGAGCACGCCACCCCCTTCACCCGCATCTCGGGCGAACGCGTCACCGCCGAGGACCTGGAGGCCGACCTGCGCCAGGTCCGCACGGACGGCTACGCCCTGTCCGTCAGCGAACGCGTCCTCGACGTCACAGCCGTCAGCGCCCCCATCCGCCGCGACCACGACGTCATGGGCGCCCTCAGCATCACCGGCACCGGCAGCGAACTCACCGAAGCCGACCACACCCGCCTCATCGGCGAAGTCCGCAGGGCAGCAGACGAGATCGCCGCACGCTGCCCCTGA
- a CDS encoding cytochrome P450 family protein — translation MSSQQPVPLPYADPAFMTDPFPLYRQLREDGPVRRAVLAGGLEAWLVTRYEDGLAALSDSRLSSDVHDASDPRLLERLPATERESMLRTMLRSDPPDHTRLRRLVSKAFTARRVAELRPRVQEITDGLLDVIVPAGKAELVEDFALPLPVTVISELLGVPVADRDDFQRWTDSMILQGPEPPDPARVDQAWRHMRSYLTGLLQDKRARPGDDLLSALIATRDEEHQLDEDELIAMAFLLLVAGYITTVNLIGSGIAALLAHPDQLQMLREDPGLLPGAIEEFLRYDGPVSPGIARFAREDVVIAGVAIPRGATVLVASAIADRDPAQFPDPDRLDITRQDNGHLAFGHGIHYCLGAPLARLEGQIAVGTVLRRLPHLSLAVPASELRWRSGGLRGPEQLPVTFTPDASS, via the coding sequence ATGAGCAGCCAGCAGCCGGTCCCTTTGCCCTATGCCGATCCGGCCTTCATGACGGATCCCTTCCCGCTCTACCGGCAGCTGCGCGAGGACGGCCCGGTACGGCGCGCCGTCCTCGCCGGTGGCCTCGAGGCATGGTTGGTCACACGCTATGAAGACGGCCTCGCAGCCCTCTCCGACTCACGGCTGAGCAGCGACGTCCACGATGCCTCGGACCCCCGGCTCCTCGAGCGGCTGCCGGCCACGGAGCGCGAGTCAATGCTGCGCACCATGCTCCGCTCCGACCCGCCCGACCACACCCGCCTGCGTCGCCTGGTCTCCAAGGCGTTCACCGCCCGCAGGGTGGCCGAGCTGCGGCCACGCGTCCAGGAGATCACCGACGGGTTGCTCGACGTGATCGTGCCGGCGGGCAAGGCAGAACTCGTCGAGGACTTCGCGCTGCCGCTTCCCGTCACTGTGATCAGCGAACTGCTCGGTGTGCCCGTCGCCGACCGGGACGACTTCCAGCGGTGGACCGACTCCATGATCCTTCAAGGACCCGAGCCGCCGGACCCGGCCCGGGTGGACCAAGCGTGGCGGCACATGCGCTCGTACCTGACCGGACTCCTCCAGGACAAGCGGGCCCGGCCCGGCGACGACCTGCTCAGCGCGCTGATCGCCACCCGGGACGAGGAACACCAGCTGGACGAGGATGAGCTGATCGCCATGGCTTTCCTGCTGCTGGTGGCCGGATACATCACCACGGTCAACCTGATCGGCAGCGGCATCGCCGCACTGCTCGCTCACCCCGACCAGCTGCAGATGCTGCGGGAGGATCCGGGCCTGCTGCCCGGTGCGATCGAGGAGTTCCTGCGCTACGACGGACCGGTCAGCCCCGGCATCGCCCGGTTCGCGCGCGAGGACGTCGTCATCGCGGGAGTGGCGATCCCGCGCGGCGCGACCGTGCTGGTCGCCTCCGCCATCGCCGACCGCGACCCGGCGCAGTTCCCGGACCCCGACCGCCTGGACATCACCCGGCAGGACAACGGGCACCTCGCCTTCGGGCACGGCATCCACTACTGCCTGGGGGCGCCACTGGCCCGGCTCGAGGGCCAGATCGCCGTGGGAACCGTCCTGCGTCGCCTGCCTCACCTCAGCCTGGCCGTGCCGGCCAGCGAACTGCGCTGGCGCTCGGGCGGTCTGCGCGGCCCCGAACAGCTGCCCGTCACGTTCACCCCCGACGCCTCCAGCTGA
- a CDS encoding FAD-dependent oxidoreductase: MERTTCCVVGGGPAGMVLGLLLARAGVDVTVLEKHGDFLRDFRGDTVHPSTLALLDDLGLAERFARLRQRRVTAVQLPLGADGSLVTVSDISALPEPYNYVAMVPQWDLLNLLAYEARKEPSFSVLMNTEATSFLEERGRVTGVRYRTSDGRTGALWATLTVACDGRNSLARSRPELRLRQFTCPMDAWWFRLPRREDDPHGLVGGAGDRLLTAMIDRGEYWQCAALIPKGTDAERRAAGLERFRADFSAAVPWIGDRAHALRSLDEVKMLDVRLDRLRRWHRPGLLCIGDAAHAMSPVFGIGINLAVEDAVAAARYLIEPLRRGAVGLRDVRRVQQRRWPTTAATQALQRFAHTRVIAPVLAGRPPFGNARRAERMSRLLTTSPWLKRVPAYFIGYGAGRERPPAESVR, translated from the coding sequence ATGGAGCGGACGACGTGCTGCGTGGTGGGTGGCGGCCCCGCCGGAATGGTCCTCGGCCTGCTGCTGGCCCGGGCCGGTGTGGACGTCACGGTCTTGGAGAAGCACGGAGACTTTCTGCGCGACTTCCGTGGCGACACGGTGCATCCCTCGACCCTGGCGCTGTTGGACGATCTCGGCCTGGCCGAGCGCTTCGCCCGTCTGCGGCAACGTCGGGTGACCGCGGTCCAGCTGCCGCTCGGCGCGGACGGTTCGCTGGTCACCGTCTCGGACATCAGCGCGCTACCGGAGCCGTACAACTACGTGGCGATGGTGCCGCAATGGGACCTGCTGAACCTCCTCGCCTACGAGGCCCGAAAAGAGCCGTCCTTCTCCGTGTTGATGAACACCGAGGCGACATCTTTTTTGGAGGAGCGCGGACGGGTCACCGGAGTGCGGTACCGCACGTCCGACGGCCGCACCGGTGCACTGTGGGCCACCCTCACCGTGGCCTGCGACGGTCGGAACTCGCTGGCCCGCTCGCGCCCCGAACTTCGGCTGCGGCAGTTCACGTGCCCCATGGACGCCTGGTGGTTCCGGCTGCCACGGCGGGAGGACGACCCGCACGGGCTCGTGGGAGGCGCCGGCGACCGGCTCCTCACCGCCATGATCGACCGTGGGGAGTACTGGCAGTGCGCCGCGCTGATTCCCAAGGGGACCGACGCCGAACGCCGTGCCGCCGGTCTCGAGCGGTTCAGGGCCGACTTCTCGGCCGCTGTGCCCTGGATCGGGGACCGGGCACATGCGCTGCGGTCATTGGACGAGGTGAAGATGCTCGACGTGCGGCTCGACCGCCTCCGCCGCTGGCACCGCCCCGGACTGCTGTGCATCGGCGACGCGGCGCACGCGATGTCACCTGTCTTCGGCATCGGCATCAACCTCGCCGTCGAGGACGCGGTGGCCGCCGCGCGCTATCTCATCGAACCGCTGCGCCGGGGTGCGGTCGGCCTGCGGGACGTACGCCGCGTCCAGCAGCGCCGGTGGCCGACCACGGCGGCGACGCAGGCACTGCAGCGGTTCGCTCACACCAGGGTCATCGCACCCGTACTCGCGGGACGCCCGCCTTTCGGCAATGCCAGGCGGGCGGAGCGGATGAGCCGCCTACTCACCACCTCACCGTGGCTCAAGCGCGTGCCGGCGTACTTCATCGGCTACGGCGCCGGACGAGAGCGTCCGCCCGCCGAATCGGTGCGGTGA
- a CDS encoding cyclase family protein, whose product MPLPTYRQLTERTDAPAGSSWHLFTDHPDRGMANFAGPHQIRRAADCVTRGLAFNLDYALDAFDPPMSKARGIPQHHITAKHDQARDDHLDNFHLQATTQIDGLRHRRASGHGFYNGVPDDEITPRSPRLGVQLWAEEPMAGRGLLIDIDGLFRERGTVLHHQEAPALTPDLLDDALAAQGYKVEPGDLVMVHTGWAHWYLTTTPEQRTETRAGRRATGFAQTRGFAAWCWDHRIALMATDTFAVEVLPVMPDSDFHDSAPEDGGMMHQELIARLGLPLGELWNLTALVQDSRITGHWDSLLTVKPLNLTGGVGSPANATALR is encoded by the coding sequence ATGCCCCTGCCCACCTACCGTCAGCTCACCGAGCGCACCGACGCACCCGCCGGATCCAGTTGGCACCTGTTCACCGACCACCCCGACCGCGGCATGGCCAACTTCGCCGGCCCACACCAAATACGCCGCGCCGCCGACTGTGTCACCCGAGGCCTCGCCTTCAACCTGGACTACGCACTCGACGCCTTCGACCCGCCCATGTCCAAGGCCCGCGGCATCCCCCAGCACCACATCACCGCCAAACACGACCAAGCCCGCGACGACCACCTGGACAACTTCCATCTTCAGGCCACCACCCAGATCGACGGGCTGCGCCACCGCCGCGCCTCCGGACACGGCTTCTACAACGGTGTGCCTGACGACGAGATCACACCCCGCAGCCCCCGCCTCGGAGTCCAGCTCTGGGCCGAAGAACCCATGGCGGGCCGCGGACTGCTCATCGACATAGACGGCCTGTTCCGCGAACGCGGCACCGTGCTACACCATCAAGAGGCCCCCGCCCTCACCCCTGACCTTCTCGACGACGCGCTCGCCGCCCAGGGCTACAAGGTCGAACCCGGTGACCTGGTCATGGTCCATACCGGATGGGCCCACTGGTACCTGACCACCACCCCCGAGCAGCGCACCGAAACCCGCGCCGGGCGACGCGCCACCGGCTTCGCCCAGACACGCGGCTTCGCCGCGTGGTGCTGGGATCACCGCATCGCCCTGATGGCCACCGACACCTTCGCCGTCGAAGTCCTCCCCGTAATGCCCGACAGCGACTTCCACGACAGCGCCCCCGAGGACGGAGGCATGATGCACCAGGAGCTGATCGCGAGACTGGGCCTTCCGCTCGGCGAACTGTGGAATCTCACCGCACTCGTGCAAGACAGTCGCATCACCGGGCACTGGGACAGCCTCTTGACCGTCAAGCCCCTCAATCTCACCGGCGGAGTCGGCTCCCCGGCCAACGCCACCGCACTGCGCTGA
- a CDS encoding TRAP transporter large permease subunit: MTAVWALGCYIAAIIVWNAVLKRNIGEALIVGFLVTGLFAGGDIGHAMWAGFAEAMQEEVTFAALAFVFMSYLLARTPVLDQLLGILNSLLGRLRGGPVYTSTLAAGIFGAIAHVGAAVTAAVGSVTIPWMKRSKVSGELAATVAAGGAGMGVTFPFSSTMFILMGTAGVASLATTDDIVLPLFLGGLWCLGYRMAAAFIMVRRHKIQPMDRADLLPLRTSFGAGWTSLFLFAAIIVPLLLTRGPSGGAVTEWVGTKMSDAISLITWIPVLLIATVLLLGRRHLPRSSREWWQALGGAAPQFGVIGVTIVAAFSASNVLGELGLPQQLTDLLAGINAPLWAMTLIVGILVVGVAIPLTASATMAAIGPVAVTSLVGAGVPPATACVAVLIFASTEGASPPSGAPIYVASGIAGVDPSRTFLPLVAYYCLPILLIGAGVATGLLPV; the protein is encoded by the coding sequence CGGGCGGCGACATCGGCCACGCCATGTGGGCCGGGTTCGCAGAGGCGATGCAGGAGGAGGTCACCTTCGCCGCTCTCGCCTTCGTGTTCATGAGTTACCTGCTCGCCCGAACCCCCGTCCTCGACCAGCTCCTGGGCATCCTCAACTCCCTGCTCGGCCGCCTGCGCGGCGGCCCCGTCTACACCTCCACCCTCGCCGCCGGGATCTTCGGCGCCATCGCCCACGTCGGAGCGGCGGTGACCGCGGCGGTCGGCTCCGTGACCATCCCCTGGATGAAGCGCTCGAAAGTCAGCGGCGAACTTGCAGCCACCGTCGCCGCCGGCGGCGCCGGCATGGGCGTGACATTCCCCTTCAGCTCCACCATGTTCATCCTCATGGGCACCGCCGGCGTGGCATCCCTGGCCACCACCGACGACATCGTCCTGCCCCTGTTCCTGGGCGGCCTGTGGTGCCTGGGCTACCGGATGGCCGCAGCCTTCATCATGGTGCGCCGCCACAAGATCCAGCCCATGGACCGCGCCGACCTGCTGCCCCTGCGCACCAGCTTCGGAGCAGGCTGGACCAGCCTGTTCCTGTTCGCGGCGATCATCGTGCCTCTGCTGCTCACCAGAGGACCCTCCGGCGGCGCCGTGACCGAATGGGTCGGCACGAAGATGTCGGACGCCATCAGCCTGATCACCTGGATCCCGGTCCTCCTGATCGCCACAGTGCTCCTCCTCGGCCGGCGCCATCTGCCGCGCTCGAGCCGCGAGTGGTGGCAAGCACTGGGCGGTGCGGCTCCGCAGTTCGGGGTGATCGGCGTAACCATCGTGGCCGCCTTCTCCGCCTCCAACGTGCTGGGAGAACTGGGGCTGCCGCAGCAGCTGACCGACCTTCTGGCCGGCATCAACGCCCCGCTGTGGGCGATGACCCTGATCGTCGGCATCCTCGTGGTCGGCGTGGCCATCCCGCTCACTGCCAGCGCCACCATGGCCGCGATCGGCCCCGTCGCGGTGACGTCCCTGGTCGGCGCGGGGGTGCCGCCCGCCACCGCATGCGTCGCCGTCCTCATCTTCGCCTCGACCGAGGGTGCCTCACCCCCGTCAGGAGCGCCGATCTACGTGGCCAGCGGTATCGCGGGCGTGGACCCCTCCCGCACCTTCCTGCCCCTGGTCGCCTACTACTGCCTGCCCATCCTGCTCATCGGCGCCGGTGTGGCCACCGGCCTCCTGCCCGTATAG